The Planctomycetota bacterium genome includes a region encoding these proteins:
- a CDS encoding ATP-binding protein codes for MASAPTRPAPPPRAPQARPERRSLSFEEPAANVGHRIVLYGPGGVGKTTLADLAPGPVVSFDLDESLAILRPEHTQRIAGIENWDNLRATLNGDGWDGVRTLVIDSATRAEELAVAWTIANVPHEKGHRVSRLEDYGYGKGYQIVYEVFLTLLGDLDRHVRAGRNAILICHDCTTNTPNPQGDDWLRYEPRLMSPSSGKASVRLRVREWADHLLFLGYDIDVKDGKGRGCGTRTLWPVEMPHCMAKSRRLSDPIPLRPNDTAVWDALFGKPNPKKEEGTNARES; via the coding sequence ATGGCCAGTGCGCCCACACGGCCCGCGCCTCCGCCGCGCGCGCCCCAGGCCCGGCCCGAACGCCGTTCCCTGAGCTTCGAGGAGCCGGCGGCGAACGTCGGGCACCGCATCGTCCTCTACGGCCCCGGCGGGGTCGGCAAGACGACGCTCGCCGACCTCGCGCCGGGTCCCGTCGTGAGCTTCGACCTCGACGAGTCTCTGGCGATCCTGCGGCCCGAGCATACGCAACGGATCGCAGGCATCGAGAACTGGGACAACCTCCGTGCCACGCTCAATGGCGACGGATGGGACGGCGTGCGGACCCTCGTCATCGACAGTGCGACGCGGGCAGAAGAACTCGCCGTCGCGTGGACCATCGCCAACGTGCCGCACGAGAAGGGCCACCGCGTCTCCCGGCTCGAGGACTACGGCTACGGCAAGGGCTACCAGATCGTCTACGAGGTCTTCCTGACCCTGCTGGGCGACCTGGACCGCCACGTCCGGGCGGGCCGCAACGCGATCCTCATCTGCCATGACTGCACGACGAACACGCCCAACCCCCAAGGCGACGACTGGCTGCGCTATGAGCCGCGGCTGATGTCGCCCTCGAGCGGCAAAGCCTCCGTCCGGCTCCGCGTCCGCGAGTGGGCCGACCACCTGCTGTTCCTCGGCTACGATATCGATGTGAAAGACGGCAAAGGCCGGGGCTGCGGCACCCGTACGCTCTGGCCGGTCGAGATGCCCCACTGCATGGCGAAGAGCCGCAGGCTGTCCGACCCCATCCCCCTGCGCCCCAACGATACGGCCGTCTGGGACGCCCTCTTCGGCAAGCCCAACCCCAAGAAGGAGGAAGGCACCAATGCTCGCGAATCGTGA
- a CDS encoding HAMP domain-containing sensor histidine kinase, whose product MDIDGTEASLRAALARLRDGDSLSWSERQGLAVRLGDCLRAVSDPGVLEACSAVYRILIADEKWEVRKAAAESLLHLQTDDFDGLVARLLDDPNVLVRRAAERTLARRKKVAQLDALKRERLEGIYDQYEAFVSRYGQAAADRALKLGERFFELLASAATHEIRGILTSLCGALDGLGSRLQAAGIPASAYGEHLRKAQERAGFLGSVLNDMKSYAQEPTHEFRVEKLREMIEEGCRLAEDQLRPEGHLPQDARLINRTPDYISVEAARYQLIQAFANVVKNAFEALEKDGRVEIDARLAEGNRAEVTIADNGVGMDEADRRDAFIPFRTSKKNQGGTGFGLPIAKKSIEAHGGSISLSSVDGGGTTVTILLPLQQGERAEE is encoded by the coding sequence ATGGATATCGACGGAACCGAAGCAAGCTTGCGCGCGGCGTTGGCGAGGCTGAGGGACGGGGACTCCCTCTCGTGGTCCGAGCGGCAGGGCCTCGCCGTCCGGCTGGGTGACTGCCTGCGAGCCGTCTCTGACCCCGGGGTGCTCGAGGCCTGCAGCGCCGTCTACCGCATCCTGATCGCCGATGAGAAGTGGGAGGTGCGGAAGGCGGCCGCCGAATCGCTGCTGCATCTCCAGACGGATGACTTCGACGGCCTCGTGGCCCGCCTTCTGGATGACCCCAACGTCCTCGTGCGCCGGGCGGCGGAACGGACGCTCGCTCGCCGCAAGAAGGTAGCGCAGCTCGACGCGCTGAAGCGGGAGCGGCTGGAGGGCATCTACGACCAGTACGAGGCCTTCGTAAGCCGGTACGGCCAGGCGGCGGCTGACCGGGCGCTGAAGCTCGGGGAGCGCTTCTTCGAGCTGCTGGCCAGCGCGGCCACGCACGAGATCCGAGGCATCCTCACCTCTCTTTGCGGCGCCCTCGACGGCTTGGGGAGCCGCCTTCAGGCCGCGGGCATTCCGGCCAGCGCGTACGGGGAGCACCTGCGGAAGGCCCAGGAGCGAGCCGGCTTCCTCGGCAGCGTGCTGAACGACATGAAGAGCTACGCGCAGGAGCCGACCCACGAGTTCCGCGTGGAGAAGCTGCGGGAGATGATCGAGGAGGGGTGCCGGCTGGCGGAAGACCAGTTAAGGCCCGAGGGCCATCTTCCGCAGGACGCGCGGCTGATCAACAGAACGCCCGACTACATTTCCGTCGAGGCCGCCCGCTACCAACTCATCCAGGCATTCGCCAACGTGGTCAAGAATGCCTTCGAAGCGTTGGAGAAGGACGGGCGGGTGGAGATCGACGCCAGGCTCGCGGAAGGCAACCGGGCCGAAGTGACCATCGCGGATAATGGTGTGGGGATGGACGAGGCAGACCGGCGCGACGCCTTCATCCCCTTCAGGACGAGCAAGAAGAACCAGGGCGGCACCGGGTTCGGCCTGCCCATTGCCAAGAAGTCCATCGAGGCCCACGGCGGGAGCATTTCGCTCTCCAGTGTCGACGGCGGGGGAACGACGGTGACCATCCTTCTGCCCCTCCAGCAAGGGGAGCGAGCCGAGGAATGA
- a CDS encoding nucleoside hydrolase, whose amino-acid sequence MGFPTLSDARRLERLRPPSGKVRMVLDTDTYNEIDDQFAVVHALLSPERLSVEAIYAAPFFNPRSSGPADGMEKSYDEILRVLARLGVAHEGFAFRGSAGYLPGRDQPRESDAAKDLVAKALRAGGDEPLYVVAVGAITNVASAILLEPAIIERIVVVWLGGQPLHWPTAREFNLQQDLHASRLILDCGVPLVQIPCSGVSSHLLTTVAEIERYVAGQGAIGDYLADIFKAYHADHFAWSKVIWDIAGIAWLLDGSWVPTELVHSPILTDQVTWSEDRSRHFVRFATHVRRDPVFRDLFTKLARRATASGEAAD is encoded by the coding sequence ATGGGATTCCCCACATTGTCCGACGCGCGGCGTCTGGAGCGCCTGCGCCCGCCCAGCGGCAAGGTGCGCATGGTGCTCGACACCGACACCTACAACGAGATTGACGACCAGTTCGCCGTGGTGCACGCGCTGCTGTCGCCCGAGCGGCTGAGCGTTGAGGCCATCTACGCCGCGCCGTTCTTCAACCCGCGGTCGAGTGGGCCGGCCGACGGCATGGAAAAGAGCTACGACGAGATCCTCCGCGTGCTCGCCCGGCTGGGCGTGGCGCACGAGGGCTTCGCCTTCCGCGGCTCAGCGGGCTACCTGCCCGGGCGCGACCAGCCGCGCGAGAGCGACGCCGCCAAAGACCTGGTGGCGAAGGCCCTGCGGGCGGGCGGCGACGAGCCGCTCTACGTCGTCGCCGTCGGCGCCATCACCAACGTGGCCTCCGCCATCCTCCTCGAGCCGGCCATCATCGAGCGCATCGTGGTGGTATGGCTCGGCGGCCAGCCCCTCCACTGGCCCACCGCGCGCGAGTTCAACCTCCAGCAGGACCTGCACGCCTCGCGCCTAATCCTCGACTGCGGCGTGCCCCTGGTGCAGATTCCCTGCTCCGGCGTCTCATCGCACCTGCTCACCACGGTGGCCGAAATCGAGCGCTACGTGGCGGGGCAGGGCGCGATCGGCGACTACCTCGCCGACATCTTCAAGGCCTACCACGCCGACCACTTCGCCTGGTCGAAAGTGATCTGGGACATTGCCGGCATTGCCTGGCTGCTCGATGGCTCGTGGGTGCCCACGGAGCTCGTCCACAGCCCCATCCTCACCGACCAGGTGACCTGGAGCGAGGACCGCTCGCGGCACTTCGTGCGGTTCGCCACACACGTGCGACGCGACCCGGTTTTCCGCGACCTGTTCACGAAGCTGGCCCGTCGGGCGACGGCCTCGGGCGAGGCCGCCGATTGA
- a CDS encoding MATE family efflux transporter — protein sequence MSVLVQQSVRRTLFGMAFPMLAGTFAMNAYNLTDTWFVAKLGTLPLAAMGFTFPVVMLLSCVARGIGVGVTTLVSHAIGRHDDADAARLVTHGMALTLVVTAVMSVGGYLTIGPLFRRLGADAATLPLVGEYMRTWYVGAVSMSLPMLGNGILLSAGDSKAASRFMMLGAGLNLVLDPVMIFGYFGFPAMGIRGAALATVIAQGVSTAWLLLLLLRKHRLLVFRKWPFSDYLASFQRILGFGVPSILSLILMPISAGVITRILSEFGNEAVAASGAAGRIEMFAFVIPMALGISLTPFISQNYGARRMDRVREAKAASTRFALFYGGAVAVAFFLGARPLAGAFSDDPKVIATLVAYIRIISFGYGMMEVHRYCTFFLTGLHRPVSASLLNALRVVGFLIPLSFLGAWLAGLRGVFFGRLVTDLAVGAIGLAWVERAFRATAAGAADPPLRPEAGVATLGNAPPPDRAQEP from the coding sequence GTGTCCGTCCTCGTCCAGCAGAGCGTCCGGCGCACGCTGTTCGGCATGGCGTTTCCCATGCTGGCCGGAACCTTCGCGATGAATGCCTACAACCTCACCGACACGTGGTTCGTGGCGAAGCTGGGGACGTTGCCCCTGGCCGCGATGGGCTTCACCTTTCCGGTGGTCATGCTGCTGTCGTGCGTGGCCCGGGGAATCGGGGTAGGGGTGACGACGCTGGTGTCGCACGCAATCGGCCGGCACGACGATGCAGACGCGGCGCGGCTGGTGACGCACGGCATGGCTCTGACGCTGGTGGTGACGGCCGTGATGTCGGTGGGAGGGTACCTGACCATCGGCCCCCTGTTCCGCCGGCTGGGCGCGGACGCGGCCACACTCCCGCTGGTCGGCGAGTACATGCGCACGTGGTACGTGGGCGCAGTCTCCATGTCGCTCCCGATGCTGGGGAACGGAATCCTCCTCTCCGCGGGCGATTCCAAGGCGGCGAGCCGGTTCATGATGCTGGGCGCCGGGCTGAACCTCGTGCTCGACCCGGTCATGATCTTCGGATACTTCGGCTTCCCGGCGATGGGAATACGGGGAGCAGCGCTGGCCACCGTGATCGCGCAGGGGGTCTCGACCGCGTGGCTGCTTCTCCTGCTCCTGCGAAAGCATCGGCTGCTCGTCTTCCGGAAATGGCCATTCAGCGACTACCTCGCCTCATTCCAGCGGATTCTAGGCTTCGGGGTGCCCAGCATCCTCAGCCTGATCCTGATGCCCATCTCGGCCGGGGTCATCACACGCATCCTGAGCGAGTTCGGCAACGAGGCGGTCGCGGCCAGCGGAGCGGCGGGGCGCATCGAAATGTTCGCCTTCGTCATCCCCATGGCGCTGGGGATCTCCCTCACGCCGTTCATCAGCCAGAACTACGGGGCAAGGCGCATGGACCGCGTCCGCGAGGCCAAAGCCGCGTCCACCCGCTTCGCCCTGTTCTACGGCGGCGCCGTGGCCGTGGCGTTCTTCCTGGGCGCGCGGCCGCTCGCGGGAGCCTTCAGCGACGACCCCAAAGTCATCGCCACCCTGGTCGCCTACATCCGCATCATCTCGTTCGGCTACGGAATGATGGAGGTGCACCGCTACTGCACGTTCTTCCTCACGGGCCTGCACCGGCCCGTCTCTGCCTCGCTGCTCAACGCCCTGCGGGTCGTCGGGTTCCTGATCCCGCTGTCGTTCCTCGGCGCGTGGCTGGCCGGACTGCGGGGCGTGTTCTTCGGACGCCTGGTGACGGACCTGGCCGTCGGCGCGATTGGCTTGGCGTGGGTAGAGCGTGCCTTCCGTGCCACGGCGGCCGGGGCCGCCGACCCGCCGCTACGTCCTGAGGCCGGCGTCGCCACCCTGGGCAACGCGCCGCCGCCAGACCGCGCCCAAGAGCCTTGA
- a CDS encoding PD-(D/E)XK nuclease family protein → METPNTPAEHAPTAPQPPAPRRALTHSAMACARTCLRQCYYRYELGLRRVSDAAALRIGAAVHLGLERWSRGTAADAAILESTRSYETCPPWAESDDWEVERETVANLLAGYFWRYQNDPLEYVEVEKAWSMPLVNPETGRASRTYELAGKRDGLVKAPDGRLFVLERKTTGDDIGPESDYWLRLRCDPQISLYILSARHDGHDVAGVVYDVVRKPSIRPRQVPVLDDGGLKVVVSEETGQRALNKDGSPRQSAGPGLKLLARTETAEEYGARLLADIEERPDFYFQRREVPRLENDLDEFRLECWQQARLLSDCRRWGRWFRNVGRNTCSFCEYASLCLQSITVEPGAPPAGYEFVANVHPELMEGED, encoded by the coding sequence ATGGAAACCCCCAACACCCCCGCTGAGCACGCGCCCACAGCCCCCCAACCCCCAGCCCCCCGCCGTGCGCTGACCCACAGCGCGATGGCCTGCGCCCGGACTTGCCTGCGCCAGTGCTACTACCGCTACGAACTCGGCCTGCGCCGCGTGAGCGACGCCGCAGCGCTCCGCATCGGCGCTGCCGTCCACCTCGGCCTCGAGCGCTGGAGCCGTGGAACAGCCGCGGACGCCGCCATCCTTGAGTCAACCCGCTCCTATGAGACCTGCCCGCCCTGGGCGGAGAGCGACGACTGGGAGGTCGAGCGGGAGACCGTTGCCAACCTGCTCGCCGGCTACTTCTGGCGCTACCAGAATGACCCGCTGGAGTATGTCGAGGTCGAGAAGGCCTGGAGCATGCCGCTCGTCAACCCCGAGACCGGGCGGGCGAGCCGCACGTATGAACTGGCCGGCAAGCGCGACGGTCTGGTGAAAGCCCCCGACGGCCGCCTCTTCGTCCTCGAGCGCAAGACCACGGGAGACGACATCGGCCCAGAGTCCGACTACTGGCTCCGCCTCCGCTGCGATCCGCAGATCTCGCTCTACATTCTCTCGGCCCGGCACGATGGCCACGACGTGGCCGGCGTGGTCTACGACGTCGTGCGGAAGCCCTCGATCCGCCCGCGGCAGGTCCCCGTGCTCGACGACGGCGGGCTGAAGGTCGTCGTGAGCGAGGAGACGGGCCAGCGGGCGCTCAACAAGGACGGCTCCCCGCGCCAGTCGGCCGGGCCTGGGCTGAAGCTCCTGGCCCGCACGGAGACGGCCGAGGAGTACGGCGCCCGTCTCCTGGCCGACATTGAGGAGCGGCCCGACTTCTACTTCCAGCGCCGCGAGGTCCCGCGCCTCGAAAACGACCTCGACGAGTTCCGCCTCGAATGCTGGCAGCAGGCCAGGCTCCTGTCGGACTGTCGACGCTGGGGGCGATGGTTCCGCAACGTGGGCCGCAACACCTGCTCCTTCTGCGAGTACGCCAGCTTGTGCCTCCAGTCGATCACCGTGGAGCCGGGGGCGCCCCCGGCCGGTTACGAGTTCGTGGCCAATGTTCACCCCGAACTGATGGAAGGAGAAGACTGA
- a CDS encoding alpha-L-arabinofuranosidase C-terminal domain-containing protein, which yields MSRVLLVLLLLATAGASAGEVALTLQADRALNRIDEKVYGHFLEHIYHSCNGGLWGDLVWDRSFEGGGGGAHWSQQEGCLAQEGGGDNVRLVFGDPQWADYEFTVEARKTGGDEGFLILVRALNDREFYWANFGGWGNVGHALERGVRGQGRWSPVTRRLDGRIETGRWYRIRARCEGRRVQFWLDDQPAIDYTDDGKGPTRGRAGVGTWQTQAQFRNFRVTSLDGKVLHEGLPPLPKQDAGIAPAWRPFGAARAPVVTDNPLNGARCRQIEVTEGLGGLAQQPMAIRAGEVYRGSLWARGDAAGGLAVRLAADGKVLAEQSLPAPTPAWREFPLELKPSASADNAELQIGVRGPSKVWLDQVSLMPESWRQAGGYRPDLLQAIAELRPPVIRWPGGCFASPYRWKDGIGPQHKRGPHPINIWDDRDVNSFGTNEFVAMCRRVGAEPLVVINIGTPQWNRGVVGNDFLQEALDWIEYCNGPADSKWGKVRAANGHPEPYRVKYWEIDNETWAMGAETYAEWVNRFAPAMRKADPSIRLAACGSAGYGDGGNGLAWNRVLIERCGDKIDYLSIHHYENPNRYADGPLAYERFFRKTGELIAASKNPKLKIYVSEWNAQSTDWRTGLYCGGLLNAFERCGDVLEIGGPALFLRHVSATAWDNAFVNFDHRTWFPAPNYVVMKLWRDHYAPQRIALEGDGGPLNAVATRSDDGKTLRLKAVNPSDAAVPVTLKVAGASAGKATLQLVAPGALDARNTLEARDAVKPQPGTVQQDGSTLRFTLPPLSCGVVEIRCE from the coding sequence ATGAGTCGAGTGCTCCTGGTCCTCTTGCTCCTGGCGACCGCGGGCGCCTCCGCGGGCGAGGTCGCGCTCACCCTCCAGGCCGACCGCGCGCTGAACCGGATTGATGAGAAGGTCTACGGCCATTTCCTCGAGCACATCTACCACTCGTGCAACGGCGGGCTGTGGGGCGACCTGGTGTGGGACCGGAGCTTCGAGGGCGGCGGAGGCGGCGCCCACTGGTCGCAGCAGGAGGGCTGCCTCGCGCAGGAGGGCGGCGGGGACAACGTGCGGCTGGTCTTCGGCGACCCCCAGTGGGCGGACTACGAGTTCACCGTCGAGGCCCGAAAGACCGGCGGCGACGAGGGGTTCCTCATCCTCGTGCGGGCGCTGAACGACCGGGAGTTCTACTGGGCCAACTTCGGCGGCTGGGGCAACGTGGGCCACGCGCTCGAGCGCGGGGTCAGGGGCCAAGGCCGCTGGAGCCCCGTCACGCGCCGCCTGGACGGCCGGATCGAGACCGGCCGCTGGTACCGCATCCGCGCCCGCTGCGAAGGCCGGCGCGTGCAGTTCTGGCTCGACGACCAACCGGCCATTGACTACACCGACGACGGCAAGGGGCCCACCCGAGGGCGGGCCGGCGTGGGCACGTGGCAAACGCAGGCGCAGTTCCGGAACTTCAGGGTCACGTCGCTCGACGGCAAAGTGCTCCACGAGGGGCTCCCGCCGCTGCCGAAGCAGGACGCCGGCATCGCGCCCGCGTGGCGCCCGTTCGGCGCCGCGCGAGCGCCGGTGGTGACCGACAACCCCCTGAACGGCGCCCGGTGCCGGCAGATCGAAGTGACCGAGGGACTCGGCGGGCTGGCGCAGCAGCCGATGGCCATTCGCGCGGGCGAGGTCTACCGCGGCTCCCTCTGGGCTCGCGGCGACGCCGCCGGCGGGCTGGCCGTGCGTCTGGCGGCCGACGGCAAGGTGCTGGCCGAGCAATCCCTGCCCGCGCCCACCCCGGCGTGGCGCGAGTTCCCCCTCGAGCTGAAGCCCTCGGCCTCGGCCGACAACGCCGAGCTTCAGATCGGCGTACGCGGGCCGAGCAAGGTGTGGCTCGACCAGGTGAGCCTGATGCCCGAGTCGTGGCGGCAGGCCGGCGGCTATCGCCCCGACCTCCTCCAGGCCATCGCCGAGCTGCGGCCGCCCGTCATCCGCTGGCCCGGCGGCTGCTTCGCCTCGCCCTACCGCTGGAAGGACGGCATCGGGCCGCAACACAAGCGCGGGCCGCACCCGATCAACATCTGGGACGACAGGGACGTCAATTCCTTCGGCACCAATGAGTTCGTGGCCATGTGCCGCCGCGTCGGGGCCGAGCCGCTTGTGGTCATCAACATCGGCACGCCCCAATGGAACCGAGGCGTCGTGGGCAACGACTTCCTCCAGGAGGCCCTCGACTGGATCGAATACTGCAACGGCCCCGCCGACTCCAAGTGGGGCAAGGTGCGCGCGGCCAACGGCCACCCCGAGCCCTACCGCGTCAAGTACTGGGAGATTGACAACGAGACCTGGGCCATGGGCGCCGAGACCTACGCCGAGTGGGTGAACCGCTTCGCCCCGGCGATGCGCAAGGCCGACCCCTCGATCCGGCTCGCCGCCTGCGGCAGCGCCGGCTACGGCGACGGCGGCAACGGCCTGGCCTGGAACCGCGTGCTCATCGAGCGGTGCGGCGACAAGATTGACTACCTCAGCATCCACCACTACGAGAACCCCAACCGCTACGCGGACGGCCCGCTGGCCTACGAACGGTTCTTCCGCAAGACGGGCGAACTGATCGCCGCCTCGAAGAACCCGAAGCTCAAGATCTACGTCTCCGAGTGGAACGCCCAGAGCACCGACTGGCGGACCGGCCTCTACTGCGGCGGCCTGCTCAACGCCTTCGAACGCTGCGGCGACGTGCTGGAGATCGGCGGGCCGGCTCTCTTCCTCCGCCACGTTTCGGCCACCGCCTGGGACAACGCCTTCGTGAACTTCGACCACCGCACGTGGTTCCCGGCGCCCAACTACGTCGTCATGAAACTCTGGCGCGATCACTACGCTCCGCAGCGGATTGCCCTGGAGGGCGATGGGGGGCCGCTGAACGCGGTCGCGACGCGGTCTGACGACGGCAAGACGCTGCGCCTCAAGGCGGTGAACCCGTCCGACGCAGCCGTGCCGGTGACCCTGAAGGTAGCGGGCGCCTCGGCAGGCAAGGCCACGCTTCAGTTGGTGGCGCCCGGCGCGCTGGACGCCCGCAACACCCTCGAGGCCCGCGACGCAGTCAAGCCCCAACCCGGCACCGTGCAGCAGGACGGCTCGACGCTGCGATTCACCCTGCCCCCGCTCTCCTGCGGGGTGGTCGAAATCCGCTGCGAGTGA
- a CDS encoding AAA family ATPase, which produces MNDAAPKARQGYHKLRALEVVGGFLDGACFEFSDALNCLIGCRGTGKTTVLEFVRYALAALPAGEDNRPLCRNIESLVRSNLGGGRLKLTIETKDGLCYVVHRTFNEDPQVFTPEGKATGIALGHGGLFSADVYSQNQIENIANNPRFQLTLIDTFIETEVQEVEAGLRAVHRDLQTNAAGILRLEREIAELDEGLGELPVVEEQLKAFAQGEGENVDEINRQHALKALRDREKRGVVGLGTAVRDFRNDLAGRAGQLQRLIPAHLEAELLAGPNKAIVTEVRDAVRQCAEEVDASIRTAVGRLDAALENLLALAQKLKAAHQEQDQVFRSVIETHEHAQAQAAERTRLEQRRNELMAQQRSRDEKRGELRRHLEARADMLKRASEFRDRRFQRRYQVAEHLSARLAPTIRVRVEQFGNADEYMAKLQEGLRNSGVQPGRAALKIANGFAPPDFARAVRQNDVDALTDLAELNQEQARKVISAFGATQRIFEIESVELFDLPHIELLDGDEYKDSTTLSTGQKCTTILPILLLESESPLLIDQPEDNLDNRFIYETVVRSVQDVKTKRQLVFVTHNPNIPVLGEAERVFVLSSSGKKATLDRVGSVDECKGDIETLLEGGREAFELRMQKYGH; this is translated from the coding sequence ATGAATGACGCAGCCCCAAAGGCCCGGCAGGGTTACCACAAGCTCAGAGCGCTGGAGGTCGTCGGCGGGTTCCTCGACGGGGCCTGCTTCGAGTTCTCCGATGCCCTGAACTGCCTGATCGGCTGCCGAGGCACGGGCAAGACGACCGTGTTGGAGTTCGTCCGCTACGCGCTCGCCGCGCTCCCCGCCGGAGAGGACAACCGCCCGCTGTGCCGGAACATCGAGAGCCTCGTGCGCAGCAACCTGGGCGGCGGGCGCCTGAAGCTGACGATTGAGACGAAGGACGGGCTGTGCTACGTCGTCCACAGGACCTTCAACGAGGACCCACAGGTCTTCACGCCGGAGGGCAAGGCGACCGGCATCGCCCTGGGGCACGGGGGCCTCTTCTCCGCTGACGTCTACAGCCAGAACCAGATCGAGAACATCGCCAACAACCCCCGCTTTCAGTTGACCCTCATCGACACGTTCATCGAGACGGAAGTCCAGGAGGTCGAGGCCGGCCTCCGGGCAGTGCATCGCGACCTCCAAACCAATGCGGCGGGAATCCTCCGCCTGGAGCGGGAGATCGCCGAGCTGGACGAGGGGCTTGGGGAACTGCCCGTGGTGGAGGAGCAGCTCAAGGCCTTCGCCCAGGGCGAGGGGGAGAACGTTGACGAGATCAACCGCCAGCACGCCCTCAAGGCGCTGCGCGACCGCGAGAAGCGGGGGGTCGTCGGGCTTGGGACGGCTGTGAGGGACTTCCGCAATGACCTTGCGGGCCGCGCCGGCCAGCTTCAGCGACTCATTCCCGCACATCTGGAGGCAGAACTGCTCGCCGGCCCCAACAAGGCCATCGTCACCGAGGTGCGCGATGCAGTGCGTCAGTGTGCGGAAGAGGTCGATGCCTCCATCCGGACCGCGGTGGGCCGGCTGGATGCGGCGCTGGAGAACCTGCTCGCCCTCGCCCAGAAGCTGAAGGCCGCTCACCAGGAGCAGGACCAGGTCTTCCGCAGCGTCATCGAGACCCACGAGCATGCCCAGGCCCAGGCAGCCGAACGCACGCGGTTGGAGCAGCGCCGGAACGAACTGATGGCGCAGCAGCGCAGCCGCGACGAGAAGCGCGGAGAGCTTCGGAGGCACCTCGAGGCCAGGGCGGACATGCTGAAGCGGGCCTCCGAGTTCAGGGACAGACGCTTCCAGCGTCGCTACCAGGTTGCCGAACACTTGAGCGCGAGGCTAGCGCCGACAATCCGTGTCAGGGTCGAGCAGTTCGGGAACGCCGACGAATACATGGCGAAGTTACAGGAGGGCCTGCGGAACTCCGGCGTGCAGCCGGGGCGTGCGGCCCTGAAGATCGCCAACGGCTTCGCGCCGCCCGATTTTGCACGCGCGGTGCGGCAGAACGACGTCGATGCCCTGACGGACCTGGCCGAGTTGAACCAGGAGCAGGCCCGCAAGGTCATCTCCGCCTTCGGGGCGACCCAGCGCATCTTCGAGATCGAGAGCGTGGAGCTATTCGACCTGCCTCACATCGAGCTGCTCGACGGGGACGAGTACAAGGACTCGACCACGCTTTCCACGGGCCAGAAGTGCACCACGATCCTCCCGATCCTTCTCCTCGAGAGCGAGAGTCCGCTGTTGATCGACCAGCCCGAGGACAACCTCGACAATCGCTTCATCTACGAGACGGTGGTCCGGAGCGTCCAGGACGTCAAGACGAAACGGCAGCTTGTCTTCGTCACCCACAACCCCAACATCCCCGTGCTCGGCGAGGCCGAGCGGGTCTTCGTCCTGTCTTCCTCCGGCAAGAAGGCGACCCTCGACCGGGTGGGAAGCGTGGACGAGTGCAAGGGCGACATCGAGACGCTCCTCGAGGGCGGCCGAGAGGCCTTCGAACTGCGCATGCAGAAGTACGGTCACTGA
- a CDS encoding response regulator has protein sequence MSEHVHRALIVEDDVRIVEEVRDRLDSLGHTYDCAATQLEARQRLAGGKYCYILLDLEIPVRPKSMPRIDSGQNLLEEIRREGINRQTPVIIMTGHGTDGYDLAVEMMKRGANDYVGKPFAPGSSPRSLTSKIKEALERGCECRPSEGVASAEAATAEKPRGEHPAGAKPFQGSELVFYPNRVELLGEKILGPSGPGITRRVLDALSEHRGGRYATYSGEVLARKVGADGQNAVSGCIKNLRKTIRKVLQKKGFACERNDVIESGSRGYHLNTWMTVRRLDE, from the coding sequence ATGAGCGAGCACGTCCATCGGGCATTGATCGTAGAAGACGACGTGCGGATCGTCGAGGAGGTGAGGGACCGGCTGGACTCGCTTGGGCATACGTACGACTGTGCCGCGACCCAGTTGGAAGCGCGGCAGCGTCTGGCCGGGGGCAAGTACTGCTACATCCTTCTCGACCTCGAGATCCCCGTGCGCCCCAAGAGCATGCCACGAATCGACAGCGGCCAAAACCTCCTCGAGGAGATTCGGCGGGAAGGGATCAACCGGCAGACGCCCGTGATCATCATGACGGGCCACGGCACCGACGGCTACGACCTGGCCGTGGAGATGATGAAGAGGGGTGCCAACGACTATGTGGGCAAGCCCTTCGCTCCGGGGAGCAGCCCACGATCCCTGACGAGCAAGATAAAGGAAGCGCTGGAACGCGGCTGCGAGTGTCGGCCGAGCGAGGGCGTGGCATCAGCAGAAGCCGCAACTGCCGAGAAGCCCCGGGGAGAACACCCTGCGGGTGCCAAACCATTCCAGGGCAGCGAACTCGTATTCTACCCGAATCGTGTCGAGCTGCTGGGCGAGAAGATCCTGGGGCCCAGCGGGCCAGGGATCACCCGCAGGGTTCTCGACGCCCTCTCGGAGCATCGCGGCGGGAGGTACGCGACGTACAGCGGCGAGGTACTTGCCAGGAAGGTCGGGGCGGACGGACAAAATGCGGTCTCTGGCTGCATCAAGAACCTCCGGAAGACGATCAGGAAGGTGCTCCAGAAGAAGGGCTTCGCTTGCGAGCGGAATGACGTGATCGAGAGCGGAAGCCGCGGATATCATCTCAACACGTGGATGACGGTGAGAAGGCTCGACGAGTAA